The DNA window AAGGAGGCTCGCCTGGCGTTCGAGCTGTCGAGGGCTGGGCTGTCGGCGCGGCTCGGCGGCGAGGAGGCCGTGGCTGGTGGCGACGTCGATGACGGGAGGGGCGAGGGCGGCCATGCGGACGGCGTAGGCGCACGAGCGGGCCTGCTCGCCGAGCAAGGGGATGCCCTCCACGCTGTCGTCGGGTGGAGCGATGGCCCGTGAGGCGTAGAGGGGCAGGGCGCCCGGGTAGCGGTCCTGGTTGGGTGGCATGCCGGCGAAGAGCGTTGGGCGGGGGGTCTGCGTCGGGGGGAGGCTGGTTGCGCTGGCGGCGTTCGCGTCGCCAGCTCCCGGAGCGGCGATGCCGGGAGATGCGGCGAGCTTCGGGGCGAGGTCATGGGCCCGCGCGTAGGCTTCGACGAGGTCCTCGGGGGCGAGGCGTGTTCCTCCGGGAGCCGAGGGCTTGCCGCTCATGAGATCGTGCTCGGTGACGTCTTCGAGAGAGACGGGGGTGATGTGCGCGGCGCCGTCGGCCATGATGCCGCCATAGAACCGGAGGGCGATGGTGCGGCGCGCGCCAGCGTCGTAGGCAGAGGCGGCGACGAGCTGGGCGAGCTGTTCGCAGGAGCCGCCGCCGTCGAGCAGCGCGTCGGCCATCCAGCCGCCCGGCTGGCCGTGGTAGCGGAGGTCGGCGAACACGTCGGTGACCGCGTCACGCAGCGTGCCATGGCGCAGGGCTTCGCGCAGGGCGCCCACGCGGTCGTCGTAGCGCTGTTCGGCCTCGGCGAGGTCGAGGGGCTGGCCGAGGGCGTCGGCGTCGATGGCGCTGGCGCGGAGCAGGAACGCGCCGAGGGCCAGGCGTCCCGCGGTCAGCTCGGAGCGCGCCCGGGCCACGAGGTCGGTGCGTGCGCGTCGGGCGCGCTCGAGCCGCGCGAGTCGGGTGGCGTGGGCGCGGGCGAGGGGGGCGATGCCGGCACGGGCGGCGGGGGCGGGAGGTGTGGTCGTCTGCGCTTCGTGGGAGGGGTCCGGGGGCGTGGCGCTGCCCGTGTGGGCCCTGCTGCGCGGCCGCACGCCAGCCAGGCCCAGAGCATGGATCGCGAGCGAGGCGAGGGCGGCGAGGGCCAGAGGGCGGCGCACGGGGTGAGAGTAACGCTGGCGCGGCGAAGGTTCCCGTGAGGCGTGGAAGAAGGGACGAAAGCCTGGATGGGTGCGAGCACCCGGGGTAGGGGGGAGGGCAGGTCATCGCCATGTTCACCAAGCTCGGCCTCCGGAATTTCAAGGCCTGGAGAGGGACCCATGAGGCGCGGCTGCGGCCGATCACGCTCGTGCTGGGGGTGAACTCGGCCGGGAAGACGAGCTTGCTCCAGCCGCTGCTGCTGCTCCAGCAGACGGCGGCTTCGCCGGATCGGCGCTCGGCGCTGGATCTGGGGGGGCAGCCAGGTGCCCGGCTGCACTTCGGGACGATGATCGATGTGCTGTCGGGTCATGACCCGAGCCAGACGCTCGCGTTCGAGCTGGGGTTCGTTCCCACCGTGCAGGCGGGGCGAGGGGTCGATGCCGGAGCAGGCGTTGGCGTCGAAGCAGGGAACGGTGCTGGAGGGGGGGCTGCGGGGGAGGTCGAGCGGGCGGGTCAGGACGAGAGCCTGTTTCGCGCGGCGTACGGTGCGACGGAGGACGGGGGAGCCGTGGTGCTGTGCGCAGGCTTCACGACCAAGGGGAAGACGTACGAGGTGGAGCGCGTCACGGATGAGGCGTACGCGCTGACAGCACCCCCGCTCTCTGGAGGTGCGCCCGCCGTGGTGAGCCCCGACTTCGCGCCGGAGCGGTCGATCGCGTTCTCTCCGGAGGCGCTGGCAGCGCTCGGTGCCGAGGGGGCCGTGGTTCGAGATGCGGCGCTCGCGTTGCGCAACGAGCTTTCGGCGGTCGCCTACCTGGGGCCACTGCGGGAGTTTCCGGCGCGGAGCCATGCGTGGCAGGGGCACGCGCCGGAGCGGCTGGGGAGCAAGGGGGAGTTCGCCGTCCAGGCGCTGCTCGCGGAGGCGCTGCTGATGGGGGCCGAAGGGGGAGCGAGCGCCGAGCAAGCCGTGCGGGGTGAGGGGGAGGTGCTGAGGAGCGCCCTGCTCGAGCAGGTGTCGCGGTGGCTCGTCGTCATGGGAGTAGCCGATGGGCTGGAGCTGGTCCCGCAGGGGGCGTCGGGCTCGTACGCGGTGGTGGTGGTCCGAGGGAAGGAGCGGGCGAACCTCGCGGATGTGGGCTTCGGGGTGTCGCAGGTGCTCCCCATCCTGGTGCTGGCCCACGTGGTGCCGCGCGGGGCGACGATCCTCCTGGAGCAGCCGGAGATTCACCTGCATCCGCTGGCGCAGAGCGCACTCGCGAACCTGCTGGTGGAGGTGTCGCTGTCCCGGGGTGTGCAGTTCCTGGTGGAGACGCACTCGGAGCACCTGTTCCGGAGGCTCCAGTCGTTGCTGGCGGAGGCTGCCATCCAGCCCGACCAGTGCGCGCTGCACGTGGTGACGCATGATGGCGAGGGCGCAGCGCTGCACCCGCTGGAGGTGGACGCTTACGGGCGGGTCACGCGCTGGCCGGCGCGGCTCTTCGGCGACGCGGTGGGAGAGGCGGAGCGGCAGCTCCGGTGGATGGTGCGGCGGAAGCAAGAGGAGCGCGGGCGTGGCTGATCACGTGGTCGACACGAACGTGCTGCTCTGCGCGAGCATGGCCGACGGGGCGTCGCCGTTCGATGGGGCCGATCATGTGGCCGTGGAGGAGCAGCTCGAGGTCCTCGCGTGGCTCACGGCCTTTCACGCCGATCCGGAGAAGCGGCTGGTGATCGACGAGGCGTTCCGGATCTACGACGAGTACCTGCACAAGCTCACGGTGCAGGACTACGGACTCCTGGTGATCCACGAGAAGCTCCAGACCGCCGAGCTGGTGCCGGTCGCGTACGATGGGGATGGGCACGGGATCGTGCCGGAGGCGCTCGGCTCGCTGGATCCCTCGGATCGCAAGCTGGCAGCGGCTGCGATCGCGTCGACGCGAATGCAAGGGGCACCTTGCACGCTGGTGAACGCGACGGATACGGACTGGTACGACGTGGAGGAGCCGCTCGAGGAGACGGGCGTGGTGCTGGAGCAGCTGCTGGACGCCTGGTGCAGGGCGAAGCGCGAAGAGAAGCTGAGGAGGTCGTCGCCATGACGGCGCATGACGAGTTCTTCAAGTTTCCATCCACTCCCCACATTGCGTGGCTCGCTGCTGGGTCGCCGCGTGCGGACAAGGTGCTCGACCTCGATGACGCGAAGGCCATGCTGGATGGCGGAGTGATCGTCGAGGAGAAGGTGGATGGCGCGAACCTCGGGATCTCGGTCGACGGGTCGGGAGGCTTCTGCGTGCAGAACCGGGGGACGATCCTCGGGCCCGGGGCACACCCGCAGTTCCAGCCGCTGTGGGGCTGGCTGGCAGCGCGGGAGGAGCGGCTCCGGGCCGCGCTGGGGACAGGGCTCATCCTGTTCGGGGAGTGGTGCTTCGCGGTGCACTCGATCCGCTACACGAGGCTTCCGGACTGGTTCCTGGGGTTCGATGTGTACGATCGGACGGCGGGGCGGTTCTGGTCGACGCGCCGTCGGGACGCGCTGCTGGAAGCGCTGGGGATCGAGGGCGTGCCCCGGGTGGGAGCTGGGCGGTTCACGATGGAAGGCCTCGTGGCGCTGCTCGGGTCATCCGGGCTGACGGAAGGGCCTCTGGAGGGGGTCTACGTGCGGCAGGAGGACGAGGACTGGCTCCTGGATCGCGCGAAGCTGGTGCGAGGGGAGTTCGTGCAGAGCATCGAGGAGCACTGGCGGACGCGGAAGCTGGAGAAGAACGCGCTGGCGCGGTGAGGGGACACGGCTCCGTTGCTCGTCGCTCGTCGCGTGGCGCCCCGGTCGCAGCTGGGGGGCGACGCGGTGGTCGCAGGCGGGTGAAGGGGCGTCGTGGTGGTGGGCGCGTGTCCCGGTCGGGGCGAGGTGGCGCCGCGGTCAGCGGGGCAGTTCCGCGGTGGTGCGGAAGCCGAAGCCGGAGATCAGGTTCACCAGGCGGTCGGCGAACCCCATCCCTTTCTGCTGGAGCTGGGCGCGGTCGCGGGCGGAGACGCCCACCCGGCGGATCCAGGCGAGTTCCTCTTCGGTCATGGGCCCTCGATCCAGGGCGCGCAGGGCCTCGTCGAGCTGCTCGGCGTTCTTCGCGCCGGCATAGCAGGCGTCGATGTTCGGGTTCGAGAGCACGAAGCGGTAGCAGTCGGAGCCCGTGGGCGGCGGCTCTCCCGCCGGCACGATGGCGCGGTCGAGGAGCTGTCCCCAGGACGTGGCGGTGTAGGCAATGACGCCAGGCCGCGAGGTGGGCAAGTGAGGGAAGACGTCCTGATCGGCACCGGGGTGGGCCGCGTTGTAGCGGATCATGAGGTGATCGACGCGCGCATCACGAGCGAGGATCGGGAACGTGGGCCGGTGGTGGCACGAGACCATGACGCTGCGGGCGCGGCCGAGGCGCACCTGCTCGGCCGCGGCGTCGAGCAGGGCCTCGCCAGGAGGAAGGTTCCACCAGCCGAGGAGCAGGATGTCGGTGTGGTCGAGCGCGAGGGTGCGGAGGGCCTTCTCCAGAGAGCGGCCGATCTTCGAAGGACGCCGTTCGTAGGTCTGGATGACCAGCGCGAGGCGTTCGCGATCGCGTGCGGCGATGCGCTTGATGGCCTCGCCGAAGTCGCTCGTGCGCGTCGAGCCCCAGTACATGAGGTTGACGCCGCGCTCGAACGCGCGCTCGACGTCACGCCCCGAGATCCCGTACCCCGCTGCGAGCCCGAGGGGGCATGCTTGAATGTCGGAGCGGCCCAGGCGAACCGGCGACCAGGAACAAGCCATCGTCTCTCACCTCCCGAAAGCGGGCGTGCCATGGCGGCGGAGCAGGGTCCAGAGGGAGGGCGGACGGCACACCGGGTCTGCCCACGAGCGCGTCTGGTTGCGCGGCGGGATGTAGCGGTTACAGGTGGAGAGACCCATGCGTGGATCCGCTGTCGCTCTCGCTGCCGCGCTTGCCCTGGTGCTACCGGGGTCGTGCTCTTTGCACGGGGTCACGGCCGACGACTCCGCGCCGGCTGGAGCCCTCGCTTCCGGGGCTGGTAAGGAAGCGACGAGCCTGGAAGTCTCGACCTCTCCGTCGAGCGAGGCGGTGGGCGCAGAGGTGCCGAACGTGCGGGAGGGCGTGGCGGCAGGGGGGCCGAACGTGCTCCAGGACGCGCGCCGCATGCTCCACAGCGGGTTCGACCGCGAGACGCGGCCGGCGCGACAGTGGGAGTACATCTCGACCGCCGCCGACGCGACCTGCCGCGCGGAACTCGAGCAGATGGGGGCGAAGTTCAAGTCGCTTCCCGATGTCGCCAAACCCAACCGCAACGGCTGCGGTGTGCCGCATGGCGTGCTCCTCAGCCGGGGACCGACCGGCATCGTCTACAGCCCACCGATCCAGGTGGATTGCTCGCTGGCGCTCCGTCTGCAGAAGGTGGAGCAGATCCTCCAGGAAGAGGCCGCGCAGCACCTCGGCGGTGAACTCGCGCGGGTGATCACGCTCGGCAGCTATGCTTGCCGTCCGGTGGTGGGGCGGCTGGCGGGCAAGAGCGGGGGGATCAGTGAGCACTCCTTCGGAAATGCGGTGGACATTGCGCGCTTCGAGCCCAAGCGGGGGCGTGCCGCGAGCGTGCTGCGCGACTACAAGCCGGGGGAGGCGGCGGAATCGGGGCCGACCCGGTTCCTCCGGGCCGTGACGAAGCGGCTCCGGAGCGAGGGGGCGATCCGGCGTGTGCTCGGACCTGACTTCGATGCGAGCCATCGCGACCACCTCCACCTGGATCAAGGGACGCCGTGGTGGCATTGAGGCGCGCTCCAAAAGGTCGCTTGGCCTTTGCGCTGGTGGTCGGGAGCGCGCTCTCGGGATGCGGGGGAGGGACCTCGCACGAGGGGGCGGCGGGAGGTGACGGGGGCGCATCCGCTCGTGATGTGCGGGTGTTGCTCGATGAGAGCGCCCTCCCTGGCCACGCCGTCGACCTGGCGGTGGATGGCGAGCGGATCCTGGTCGCTGTGGGGCGCGCGGTCGTGTCCCTGGTCGAGGGGCAACCGCCCGAGGTGCTCTGTACGCTGGAGGAGCCCATCCTGCAGCTCGCCGTGGGGAGCACACGCGTCTTTGCGATCACGGGGCGTGGACCCTGGCCCGCGGTGTGTTCGCTCGGTGGTGGGGTGGCGGCTCCGTTGCTGTCCACCGCATCGGCCGATCCCGTGGAGGTGGCGCGCGGGCTGCTCGCCGAAGGCGACACGGTCTACTGGATCACGGTGGGGAGCTTCGGGACCCGTCGCCTCTACCGGTCGGCGGGGGAGGTCCCGGAGGAGATCAGCTCCTTCCATGGTGAGGGGGACCCTGGCGTCATGCACCTCGCGATGGACGCCGCGCGCGTGTACTGGAGCGATGCGGCGACCGGGACCCTGCACCGTGCGTCTCGCGATGGTGGCGACTCGGGCTGGTCACTCGCGCCCGGGATCAACACCACACAGATCGCACTCCAGGGAGCGTCGGTGCTGTGGGCTGCGGGAGGATCGCTGCATCGCACGCCGAAGGAAGGGGGGACGCCCGAGGTGGTGGTGGGACCGCAGATCGATACGGACCGGATCTGGGCGCTCGCTTCCGATGAGGAGTCGCTGTTCTGGGGAGGGATCCATCTCGAAGAGAGCTTCATTCGTCTGTCATCAGGCGGAGCTGGTGCACCTCACGAGGACATCTGGCGTGAGGGAGACTGCTGGGACGGCGCGCTGGAGGTGAGCCAGGGGGTCGTCCACTGGGTCTGCACGCTGGGCAAGGGCGCGGTGTACCGTGCGCGTTGAGCAGGGGTGGTGTGCCAGGAGGCCTTCATGATCGAACGCTCGGAAGCCGCTTTGTTCGAACGGATCGAGGCCTTCTACGACGCGGTGCCCAGAGACAGGGCCCAGGTCGAGTCGTTCGGTCCTCTGACGCTGTTCGTAGCGGACCCGGAAGGGTTGCCCCTTTACGCTCGTCCTGCGCTCCACGCCTTCGGAGCGCCCACGGTGGACGACATCCGCACTGTGAGAGAACGGCAACGCGAACTCGACGTGCCCGAGGCCTTCGAGTGGGTCCAGGAGTCGACGCCTTCACTCGGAGCGATGATCGAAGCGGAGGGGCTCACGATCCTGCACGCTCCGCTGATGGTCCTCGAGCCGGCGCGGCTTCGGGCGTTCGCGCCTTCGGTGAGCACGCCAGTGCGGCTCCTCGATCCCGATCGAGAGACCTTTGCCGAGGATCTGTCCTCGTTCCGCGCGATCGCGCAGGTAAGCTTCGCCGCGTCAGGGATGGCGGTGGGGCTTTCCGGGCCTGCGGAACGTGACGAAGTGCGCGCTCCCGCGCTGGACGTCGAGGTGACGGGCGAGCGAGTCCGCGCGAAGCAGGCCGCCTATGCGCTGGCGGGCGAGGGGCCGGACGGCGCGCTCGCCGGAGGTGCGTTCCAGCGCGCAGGCGATGTCGTGGAGATTGTCGGTGTCGCGACGCTGCCCTCGGCGCGACGCGGAGGGCTCGGGGCTGCGGTGACGGCTGCGCTCGCGCGAGAGGCGCTGGTCAGCGGGGCGGCGCTGGTGATCCTGTCTGCTGGCAGCGATGACGTCGCCCGCGTGTACGCGCGGCTCGGCTTCCGGCGGGTTGGCACGGCGTGCATCGCTGCGCCGGTGGACGCGGACGTCCCCGGATGACTGCGTCGCCGAGCGGGTGGGGTGCTTGACGGTCGCGTGGGTTGCCTCACGCATTGGGGGCGCGCGTTGGTCGCAGCGCACTCAAACGTCAGGAACATCATGCGAAGCACGACATCGGCTGGATTGGCGCTCACCCTGTCGCTCGGCATCTGGAGCTGTGTGATCGACACGGAGGATCCACAGGGACGTTCGACGGAGGTTCCCTCGGCAGGCGCTGGCGCTGCACGGGCGAGTGAGCCACCCGCGAGTGAGCCCAGAGAGTCCTCGTTCACGCTGGAGCACGCGAACCAGCCGCTCGTCGTGGATCGTGAGGGCCGCCCGCTCGAGGCGGAGGAAGCGAGCGTGACGAATCCAGCGCCATCCCCCGACGCCCTGGTCGGTCCTGGTATCCCGATCAAGAGCTGTCCGGCAAAGACGGGGAAGTTCGCCGTGCTCACGTTCGACGATGGTCCGAGTCCCTTCACAGACGAGCTGCTCGGTCATCTCCACGCCAAGGGGGCGCCGGCTGCGTTCTTCCTCAAGGGAAAGAAGCTGGCCGACGACTTCACCGGCCACGCCGAGCACCGCGCCCGGGTGCAGCGGATCGCCGCGGCCGGCCACGAGATCTGCAACCACACTTTCACGCACGACGGGCTGGTGTATCCGGGGAAGGGGGAGGCGGCGATCCGGGCGGACATGCTCGATGCCGAGGATCTCATCGCCGACGTCACGGGTCGTCGTACGCGGTGCATGCGCCCTCCCTACGGTGACCACAACCCGCAGGTGCTCGGGATTCTCGCCTCCCTGGACTACCGCGTGATCATGTGGAGCCTGAACACCGACGACTGGCGGTACGGGAGCATCGAGTATCCCGCGGACATCAGTCCTACCAAGATCCTGGAGCTGGTGGACAAGACGCTGCGTCAGAGCACGGAGCCGCTGATCCACATCCAGCATGACGCCGAGGACTCGGAGCCGTCGGTCGCCACCGTGCCTCAGGTGATCGACGCCATCCGCGCCCAGGGCTGGACCCTCATCTCGCTCTCGGAGTGCCTGGGCGAGCCCATCGACGTCCCGGCGCAATAGATCCGCGCTCGCTCGGAACACGGGGAGCGTTGCCCGCCGTCGAAGCCTGAACGGTTGCGAAAGCGTGCTCCTCCCCGTGCTCCTCGACGGGTCTGGCGACGTGACGGCCCGCCACATGGGCGCGTAGGCACGTCATCGCACTCTTGTGTTATTTGCAATTGTGATGCATTTGAATTTCTCATGCATCCGCCGACGAAGCTTCCTGTGACCGTCCTTTCTGGCTTTCTGGGGGCCGGCAAGACGACCCTTCTCAACCACGTTCTGGAAAACCGTGATGGCCTGCGGGTCGCGGTGATCGTCAACGACATGAGCGAGGTGAACGTCGACGCCCGCCTCGTGGAAGGCGGGGGCGCGGCGCTGCGTCGTGTCGACGAGAAGCTAGTGGAGATGCAGAACGGTTGCATATGCTGCACCCTCCGGGAGGATCTGCTCGTCGAGGTGGGGAGGCTCGCGAAGGAGGGTCGTTTCGACTACCTCCTCATCGAGTCGACGGGTGTTTCCGAGCCTCTCCCCGTGGCCGAGACGTTCACCTTCGAAGACGAAAGTGGGATGCGGCTGTCGGACGTGGCGCGCCTCGACACGATGGTGACGGTGGTCGACGCGAAGGCCTTTCTCGCCGACTGGCAGAGCGCAGATGACCTGCGCGCGCGCAAGATCGCGCTTGGAGAGGGAGATGAGCGGACGGTGGCCGATCTCCTCGTGGAGCAGGTGGAGTTCGCCGACGTGCTGGTGCTCTCCAAGCTGGATCTGGTGACCGAGGAGGAGGGGGCGCTGCTGGAAGACCTGTTGCGGCACCTGAATCCAGGGGCGCGCGTCGTCCGCGCCGATCGGGGACGTGTGCCGCTACCGAGCGTGCTCGGGACGGGGCTTTTCGATTTCGAGAGGGCATCGCGCGCGCCCGGCTGGCTCAGGGAGCTGCGCGGTGAGCACATGCCGGAGACGGAGGCGCTCGGGATCTCGAGCGTCGTCTACCGGGCGCGTCGACCGTTTCATCCGCTGCGCCTCTGGCAGGTGCTGCAAGACGACGCGGGCTGGGATGGCGTGCTGCGCTCCAAGGGCTTTCTCTGGCTGGCGTCACGGATGGACGTGATGGGTCTGTGGTCTCAGGCCGGGAGCTCGGCGAGCTGCCAGCCGGCGGGGCTGTGGTACGCGGGGTTGCCCGAGAAGGAGCGTCCGTCGGACCCGGAGACGAGGGCGATGATCGCGCAGGCCTGGCAGGAGCCCTGGGGGGATCGTCGGCAGGAGCTGGTCTTCATCGGGGTGGGGATCGATGAGCGCACCCTGAGGGAGAGGCTGGATGGGGCGCTGCTCACGGACGCCGAGAGCGTTCTGGGGCCAGCCGTCTGGGCGACCTACGAAGACCCGTTCTTCGGTGAGGCGAGCCAGGACGAGGTGACGGCGTGAGCCCTGCGCTCGAGTGGCTCGTCATCGGTGGAGGCGTCCACGGGACCCACCTGTCACGGGTCCTCTCCAGCGTCACGGGGATGGGGACCGTGCGCGTTCGTGTCCTGGATCCGCAGGAGCATGCGCTCGCGACGTTCTGGCGGGTGGTGCGGACCGGATCGGGGTGAGGCTCGATCGCGTCACGACCGCGATGTGCCCTCGTCTGCACGTCGACCGGGTGACGGCGCGCATCGTGGTGACGTACGTCGGAGCAGGGACCGAGTACGTGCCCAGCGAGCATGTGGATCGGCGGTGGCTGGGACATGCCGCCTGCGGCGCCCCAGACGCCGAGTCAGGGCTCCTCTTGCCTGGAGCGAGCGTGCGGTGCTGCGCTGCGGGCGACGTGATCCTCCTCAAAGGCGAGGCGTGGCCCGGTCACGAGGGGCGCGGCGCCGTGCATCGGTCCCCGGACTGTTCCGCCCGAAGTCCGCGGCTCGTGATGACGCTGGACCCGTTGTTCGGTGGAGCGCTGGTGGGCCATGGCGGTCGGTGATGCGCAGTCGGATTGTAGAGATGCAGGTAGGGGCGCGGCGAAGACGAGTCGGAGCAGTGAATCTCGCTCACGAAAAGCTGCCGGTGCCGGTGGTGGGGACTTCGATGGTGACAATGTCGACACAATCGACAGCGTGAATCGTCACATTCGGACACATGGGACAACACGTCTGAATCGAATCCGTCACATGGCCGCCATACAGGCCGCCTAGGTTCGAGCGTGTCGGAAGGCGGATCAACGCCTCGGCCACCTCGATGCCCAATTTTCCTCGGTCCTGGCGAGCGTCGCTCGTGGGCGCGCTGTCCTGCGTCCTCTGGTGCTGCATCGCTTCTGCTCAGCAAGCACCTGTGACCCGCGCAGGAGCCCGTGAAGGGACCACTGTCGCTGCCGTGGGGCCTCGACCGCTGCCCTCCGCGCCATCCCGCGCGACGGATGTGACTCCCCCATCACCCCCTGCGCCGGCCCCGGACTCTCCTGGCGCGCTGTCGGCCGTGGGCAGGTCGGTGAAGCAGTGGTTCGAGAAGATCCAGCTCCGTGGCTATACCCAGCTCCGTTACAACCAGCTGGGCGCGACGAACGGGGATCTCAAGAACATCCAGGGAGATCGGTCCATCGGGAGCGATGGTGGGTTCTTCATCCGCCGTGCGCGCCTCATCCTTCAGGGGGACGTCCACGAGCGTGTCTTCATCTATCTCCAGCCCGATTTCGCGTCGACGGTTTCCGACCAGCTCCACGCGCCGACCCTGAGGGACTGGTATGCGGACATCGCGCTCGACGAAGAGAAGGCATTCCGCTTTCGCGTCGGGCAATCCAAGGTGCCCTACGGCTTCGAGAACATGCAGTCGAGCTCCAACCGGGCGCCATTCGACCGCGCGGACGCGACGAACAGCACTTTCAAGGATGAGCGCGAGCTGGGCGTGTTCTTTTACTATGCGCCTCCGACGATCCGGAAGCTCTACAGCGAGCTGGCGAATGCGGAGATGAAGGGATCTGGCGACTACGGGGTGGTGGCGCTCGGCGTTTTCAATGGACAGGGCGCGAACAAGCTCGAGAAGAATGCGACTCCCCACGTGATTGCTCGGGCGACCTATCCCTTCACGCTCGGCAGTCAGCTCCTCGAGATCGGTGCCGCGGGCTATTACGGTAAGTATGAGGTGGGCACCAGCGACGGCGTGGTCGTCGACGATGGCATCCGCGACGTCCGAGCCATCGGCTCTTTCGTGCTGTATCCACGGCCCATCGGCTTGCAGCTCGAATACAACATCGGCCGGGGCCCTGAACTTTCGGAGGGCCGGATCAGGGAGAGGCCACTCCACGGCGGCTATGCATTGCTCTCGGCGCGTCTCGGTGACTTCACACCCTATGCGAGGCTCTCCCTTTACCGCGGCGCTCGCAAGTTCGAGACCGATGCGCCTCGCTACAAGGTGAACGAGGCCGAGCTGGGGCTCGAGTGGCGTGCCCTCAAGGCGCTCGAGCTGACGGCTGCGTACACCTTCGCGGAGCGGACGTTCCCGTCTCCACCCTACCAGCAAGAGAGTGGGCGCCTGGTGCGCCTGCAGCTCCAGTTCAACTACTGAAGACCGACCGAGCCCGTAAGGATTCTCCGGGGGGTCGAAACACCCTCCGTCGCCTGAGGACACACAAACGGGGCCCGGATCCGGATGCCCATCGAGCCGTCGCCGGACACACCTGCGGTGAGCGCCTGATGGACGGGCCGCACCCGCAAGATAGGCACCTTCCGTGTGCTTGACGGCGCTGCGCTCGGCTTCACGTAACGCCTACTGTGAAAGCCACGTCCTACGATCCGAACCGCCGTGTCCCGTCCCATGCCCTCGGGTGGCGTGGGGCGACCCTGCTGGTCACAACGCTCTTCGCCGGCGCGGTGAGTGGCTGTTCCCTGGACCAGGCGAACGCCGAGGGGCAGATCCCTGCGGCGCATCAAGAGTCCGGTGCCGCTGGGCCGTCGCCGTTCGTTCCTGTCAGCGCAGCGCCCGAGAAGAACAAGGCCCCGGAGACGGCGGATGCGCTCCCCTCAGGGACAGGGGTGCGCATCAAGACGTGCCCCGCGCGAGGCGGCAAGGTCGTGGTCTTGTCATTCGATGACGGTCCGAGCCCCTACACGGACAGCCTCCTTGCCATCCTCAAAGAGAAGAAGGCTCCGGCTGCGTTCTTCCTCAAGGCGAAGAAGCTCGCCAAGGATTTCCCCAAATACGATGAATATCGGGCCCGCGTGAAGCGTATCGCCGAGGCCGGTCACGCGGTCTGCAGCCATACGTTCTCGCACAGTGGGCTGGTCGGCCCTCATGTGACCGAAGCATCGGTGCGCGAAGACATCACCAAAGCCGAGGACCTCATCGCCGACATCACCGGTCGTCGACCCAAGTGCCTGCGTCCACCCTTCGGGGACACCGACGAGCGTTCGCTCAAGATCCTGAAGGAGCTCGATTACCAGGTGATCTTGTGGAACCTGAACACGGACGACTGGAGGTATGGGAGCAGCGATCGGGAGAAGGACTTCGACCCGCCGAAGATCCTGGACATGGTTCGAAAGACCCTCGACAAGAGTGAAGGGCCCTTCATCCACATCCAGCATGACTCGGAGGAGTCAGAGGCGTCGGTGAAGATGGTGCCGCAGGTGATCGACCTTCTGCGATCGCGGGGCTACACGACGATCACCCTTCAGGAATGTCTGGGCAGACCCATCGACATCCCGAAGCTGTGAAGGTGAGGCGCTCGGTGGCCATGGCGGTGGCCGCAGCGAACATGGGTCTCGGCGTCGACGAGGCGCGGGGCAACGATGGCCAGGGCAAACCCGGCGCTTCCGATGGAGGGCGCCGTCCGGGCAGGGACAGCCATGCTGGGTGGGGTACGAGGAGAGAGCGCATTGCCTCCCGCTCGTTGCCGCTCATCCGGCTGAGGACCACGCGCAGATCTCTTCGTCCGCGATTCAGCCGATCTTGCGCGGTGCTCTCCTTGAGCCCCAACCGACGTGCAGCCGCAGCCACAGGA is part of the Chondromyces crocatus genome and encodes:
- a CDS encoding RNA ligase family protein; translation: MTAHDEFFKFPSTPHIAWLAAGSPRADKVLDLDDAKAMLDGGVIVEEKVDGANLGISVDGSGGFCVQNRGTILGPGAHPQFQPLWGWLAAREERLRAALGTGLILFGEWCFAVHSIRYTRLPDWFLGFDVYDRTAGRFWSTRRRDALLEALGIEGVPRVGAGRFTMEGLVALLGSSGLTEGPLEGVYVRQEDEDWLLDRAKLVRGEFVQSIEEHWRTRKLEKNALAR
- a CDS encoding aldo/keto reductase, whose product is MACSWSPVRLGRSDIQACPLGLAAGYGISGRDVERAFERGVNLMYWGSTRTSDFGEAIKRIAARDRERLALVIQTYERRPSKIGRSLEKALRTLALDHTDILLLGWWNLPPGEALLDAAAEQVRLGRARSVMVSCHHRPTFPILARDARVDHLMIRYNAAHPGADQDVFPHLPTSRPGVIAYTATSWGQLLDRAIVPAGEPPPTGSDCYRFVLSNPNIDACYAGAKNAEQLDEALRALDRGPMTEEELAWIRRVGVSARDRAQLQQKGMGFADRLVNLISGFGFRTTAELPR
- a CDS encoding polysaccharide deacetylase family protein, producing the protein MRSTTSAGLALTLSLGIWSCVIDTEDPQGRSTEVPSAGAGAARASEPPASEPRESSFTLEHANQPLVVDREGRPLEAEEASVTNPAPSPDALVGPGIPIKSCPAKTGKFAVLTFDDGPSPFTDELLGHLHAKGAPAAFFLKGKKLADDFTGHAEHRARVQRIAAAGHEICNHTFTHDGLVYPGKGEAAIRADMLDAEDLIADVTGRRTRCMRPPYGDHNPQVLGILASLDYRVIMWSLNTDDWRYGSIEYPADISPTKILELVDKTLRQSTEPLIHIQHDAEDSEPSVATVPQVIDAIRAQGWTLISLSECLGEPIDVPAQ
- a CDS encoding GNAT family N-acetyltransferase; translated protein: MIERSEAALFERIEAFYDAVPRDRAQVESFGPLTLFVADPEGLPLYARPALHAFGAPTVDDIRTVRERQRELDVPEAFEWVQESTPSLGAMIEAEGLTILHAPLMVLEPARLRAFAPSVSTPVRLLDPDRETFAEDLSSFRAIAQVSFAASGMAVGLSGPAERDEVRAPALDVEVTGERVRAKQAAYALAGEGPDGALAGGAFQRAGDVVEIVGVATLPSARRGGLGAAVTAALAREALVSGAALVILSAGSDDVARVYARLGFRRVGTACIAAPVDADVPG
- a CDS encoding AAA family ATPase, with product MFTKLGLRNFKAWRGTHEARLRPITLVLGVNSAGKTSLLQPLLLLQQTAASPDRRSALDLGGQPGARLHFGTMIDVLSGHDPSQTLAFELGFVPTVQAGRGVDAGAGVGVEAGNGAGGGAAGEVERAGQDESLFRAAYGATEDGGAVVLCAGFTTKGKTYEVERVTDEAYALTAPPLSGGAPAVVSPDFAPERSIAFSPEALAALGAEGAVVRDAALALRNELSAVAYLGPLREFPARSHAWQGHAPERLGSKGEFAVQALLAEALLMGAEGGASAEQAVRGEGEVLRSALLEQVSRWLVVMGVADGLELVPQGASGSYAVVVVRGKERANLADVGFGVSQVLPILVLAHVVPRGATILLEQPEIHLHPLAQSALANLLVEVSLSRGVQFLVETHSEHLFRRLQSLLAEAAIQPDQCALHVVTHDGEGAALHPLEVDAYGRVTRWPARLFGDAVGEAERQLRWMVRRKQEERGRG
- a CDS encoding extensin family protein, yielding MRGSAVALAAALALVLPGSCSLHGVTADDSAPAGALASGAGKEATSLEVSTSPSSEAVGAEVPNVREGVAAGGPNVLQDARRMLHSGFDRETRPARQWEYISTAADATCRAELEQMGAKFKSLPDVAKPNRNGCGVPHGVLLSRGPTGIVYSPPIQVDCSLALRLQKVEQILQEEAAQHLGGELARVITLGSYACRPVVGRLAGKSGGISEHSFGNAVDIARFEPKRGRAASVLRDYKPGEAAESGPTRFLRAVTKRLRSEGAIRRVLGPDFDASHRDHLHLDQGTPWWH